In Yoonia sp. SS1-5, a single window of DNA contains:
- a CDS encoding iron-containing alcohol dehydrogenase, which yields MTLITFQSRIHFASDVLEEALRAELEESQHRKVLLVADADKVNRQMMERVQIGMPDSVWRDMVWVNGEHTKYDTAALALGHDSEGPLDAIVACGSARAIAHGRKCRHAVAQARHAELSEKDRRVKRARSFLPDFFAIPGVDGLPDPCMASGATAGEKTMPPNVIICDPSILAGSKHADVANAFAISLGRCLATFGGSSFNPLADGMAVEGLRRLAMTLPLLPDDGLMSTKSRDLMAASLNGSISQQKGPGLVQAIADALTRLTHGDVDSGSLQRILLPRLLRDLKLISGTEEALVMRVLDTGSNTPLSESVERMLDPLPLNRSLREMGYALADVQRAVSDARARVHVPDPVARRLNTIVEEVY from the coding sequence ATGACCTTGATCACCTTTCAATCGCGGATCCACTTTGCCAGTGACGTGCTGGAAGAGGCATTGCGCGCAGAACTGGAAGAAAGCCAGCACCGCAAAGTCCTGCTTGTGGCGGATGCGGACAAGGTGAACCGGCAGATGATGGAACGCGTCCAGATCGGTATGCCGGACAGTGTGTGGCGCGATATGGTGTGGGTCAACGGTGAGCACACCAAATACGATACTGCCGCACTCGCGCTAGGGCATGACAGTGAAGGGCCATTGGATGCGATTGTTGCATGCGGATCGGCGCGTGCGATTGCACATGGGAGGAAGTGCCGTCATGCGGTGGCACAAGCGCGCCATGCAGAGCTTTCCGAAAAGGACAGGCGCGTAAAGCGTGCGCGCAGTTTTCTTCCTGATTTCTTCGCCATACCGGGCGTTGATGGGCTGCCCGATCCTTGTATGGCCAGCGGCGCGACGGCAGGCGAAAAGACGATGCCGCCCAACGTCATTATCTGTGACCCATCAATCCTTGCAGGTTCAAAACACGCGGATGTTGCCAACGCCTTTGCGATTTCGCTGGGCCGCTGTTTGGCCACCTTTGGGGGATCAAGTTTTAACCCTCTGGCTGATGGCATGGCGGTGGAAGGGCTGCGGCGGCTGGCGATGACACTGCCGCTTTTACCGGATGACGGCCTGATGAGTACCAAGAGCCGCGACCTGATGGCGGCCTCATTGAATGGATCTATCTCGCAGCAAAAGGGGCCGGGCCTCGTGCAGGCGATCGCGGATGCGCTCACGCGTTTGACGCATGGCGATGTTGACAGCGGGTCGTTGCAACGGATCCTGCTGCCGCGTCTGTTGCGGGATCTCAAGCTGATCTCGGGCACGGAAGAGGCGCTTGTGATGCGCGTGCTGGATACCGGCAGCAATACACCGCTATCAGAGAGTGTGGAACGGATGTTGGACCCTCTTCCGCTCAATCGATCTTTGCGTGAAATGGGTTACGCGCTGGCAGATGTGCAGCGTGCCGTCAGTGACGCGCGCGCGCGCGTTCATGTACCCGATCCCGTTGCAAGGCGACTGAACACCATTGTCGAAGAAGTCTATTAG
- a CDS encoding AraC family transcriptional regulator has translation MSTALAVSHGYFGRAALYELDRPITTHAHREGHLIFMIGGTNSRVAIGDKAFECNEAIAAAVSPWAQHSFSPIEGKAALCLVLYIRPMWFLENTGSSDFALSFGRMRLQITEDLHNILHRLVRLMLSDSFDINVEELLIDLTTRCYEASWAGRTRPTDLQSVRSFSDFRVRRSQQLMKNYLCDHGGLDALACEVGLSRPHFFKLFKRQTGVTPNVYFNTLRSERAIEDLLSTDKTVTDIAHDLGFASQASFTRFFSLNVGISPTDYRRVARVS, from the coding sequence ATGAGTACGGCGCTTGCTGTGTCGCATGGCTATTTTGGTCGTGCGGCGCTCTATGAGTTGGATCGCCCAATTACAACCCATGCGCACCGCGAGGGGCACTTGATCTTTATGATTGGAGGTACCAATTCGCGGGTCGCGATCGGTGACAAGGCATTTGAATGTAATGAGGCCATCGCCGCTGCGGTCAGCCCTTGGGCGCAGCATTCGTTCTCACCAATTGAGGGCAAGGCCGCCTTGTGCCTTGTGCTGTATATTCGCCCCATGTGGTTTTTGGAGAATACCGGATCGTCTGATTTTGCACTCAGTTTTGGACGGATGCGGTTGCAGATCACCGAAGACCTGCACAACATTTTGCATCGTTTGGTGCGGCTGATGTTGTCCGATAGCTTCGATATCAATGTCGAAGAGCTGCTGATTGATCTTACCACCCGTTGCTACGAGGCATCATGGGCCGGTCGCACGCGCCCTACCGATCTGCAATCGGTCCGCAGTTTCAGCGACTTTCGGGTACGCCGATCGCAGCAACTGATGAAAAACTATCTGTGCGATCATGGCGGCCTGGACGCGCTGGCCTGCGAAGTTGGCCTGTCACGCCCGCATTTTTTCAAGCTGTTCAAACGGCAAACAGGTGTCACACCGAATGTCTATTTCAATACTCTGCGATCTGAACGCGCCATCGAGGATCTGTTGTCGACGGATAAGACCGTGACCGATATTGCCCATGATCTGGGTTTTGCCAGTCAAGCGTCATTCACACGTTTCTTTTCGCTGAATGTTGGCATATCGCCGACAGATTATCGTCGCGTTGCAAGGGTCAGTTGA
- a CDS encoding ATP-binding cassette domain-containing protein, protein MKLTARNLTKSYVGHPVLDISAASFGDHGIEGLIGPNGAGKSTLLGCLTRRIEATTGTVHFAKNGEAQSLMDLESFEVARLGLVKTNQRIQDFESLTIRDSLSMAATSPARQDWRSVWRTPPADDALEDEIDTLLTRFPFSDPGGYAKSGGEKKLLDILRCIIVKPQMLLMDEPTAGLPDEITKDVMRLVQEKVEAGEMTVVIIEHDLDLIWSNCAYVHFLSEGSILFEGGPEEVKKNRVVAEKYMGV, encoded by the coding sequence ATGAAGCTGACCGCGAGAAATCTGACGAAATCCTATGTAGGCCACCCTGTGCTGGACATTTCTGCAGCCAGCTTTGGTGACCACGGCATTGAAGGATTGATTGGCCCCAATGGCGCAGGAAAATCGACACTCTTGGGTTGCCTGACCCGCCGCATCGAAGCCACCACCGGGACTGTGCATTTTGCCAAGAACGGAGAAGCCCAATCGCTGATGGATCTGGAGTCGTTCGAGGTCGCGCGGCTTGGTCTGGTCAAAACCAACCAGCGCATTCAGGATTTCGAAAGCCTGACCATCCGCGACAGTCTTTCGATGGCCGCGACATCGCCGGCGCGGCAGGATTGGCGCAGCGTCTGGCGCACGCCCCCCGCAGACGACGCGCTTGAGGACGAAATCGACACCTTGCTGACGCGTTTTCCATTCAGCGACCCGGGTGGTTATGCCAAATCGGGCGGCGAGAAGAAGCTATTGGATATTTTGCGGTGCATTATCGTGAAACCCCAAATGCTGTTGATGGATGAGCCAACGGCGGGCTTACCTGACGAGATCACAAAAGACGTCATGCGCCTTGTTCAGGAGAAGGTCGAGGCGGGTGAGATGACGGTTGTCATTATAGAGCACGACCTTGATCTGATCTGGTCGAATTGTGCATATGTCCATTTTCTCTCGGAAGGATCAATCCTGTTTGAAGGTGGCCCCGAGGAGGTCAAAAAGAACCGCGTAGTCGCTGAAAAGTACATGGGGGTCTGA
- a CDS encoding ABC transporter substrate-binding protein: MINKGFTVTTAMLALVATGAVAQDIKVGHLTYHTGEYGGFGEFFDAVTDFALEVINEDPPLGRALAPIHQDIGTIGEARAARKLVDSENIDILLNAAHNYLSYRDYILDKVGDRGGPLLPSVHGGAIEAEYGGSGAEPLFRGSPMDSAQGAAAILHASNAGKASIVIVATEVAGSQLQKNAGVIAAERLGMDVLATIDIQPNQPNYRSVVSRISGLEPDAVIVFSAPADGGAFVKNAAEAGNSWFIVGTQEWQEPGFIQTLTAEAAAKHEEVVLAAYSNSGSPAWDFYEPAVNASSYAGKIGDAGNSYAMQYYDLLVSTALAIEKAGTTESEAWTTAMYEVTGGDGKIVYTYADGIAAIRAGEAINYDGVTGSMEYTDTGVPAGIFGIFKWQGEEALDQVALVDGDEVLSLDQ; encoded by the coding sequence ATGATCAATAAGGGATTTACGGTAACAACGGCCATGCTTGCCCTCGTTGCAACAGGGGCTGTGGCGCAGGACATCAAAGTGGGTCATTTGACCTATCACACCGGCGAATACGGTGGATTTGGAGAATTCTTTGATGCGGTCACTGATTTCGCACTTGAGGTGATTAATGAAGACCCGCCTTTAGGTCGGGCATTGGCCCCGATCCATCAGGACATCGGCACGATTGGTGAGGCGCGCGCGGCGCGCAAATTGGTCGACAGTGAAAACATCGACATCCTGCTGAACGCGGCCCATAACTATCTGTCTTATCGGGACTACATCCTTGATAAGGTCGGTGACCGTGGCGGCCCACTTTTGCCTTCTGTGCACGGCGGTGCCATTGAAGCTGAATATGGTGGCAGCGGTGCAGAACCGCTTTTCCGCGGCTCACCGATGGACAGTGCGCAGGGTGCTGCTGCGATCCTGCACGCGTCAAATGCTGGGAAAGCGAGCATCGTGATCGTTGCGACTGAAGTTGCGGGCTCGCAGCTTCAAAAGAATGCAGGGGTCATTGCAGCGGAAAGGCTGGGTATGGATGTGTTGGCAACGATCGACATTCAGCCAAACCAGCCCAACTATCGCAGTGTGGTCAGCCGCATATCCGGACTGGAACCTGATGCGGTTATCGTCTTTTCGGCCCCCGCTGATGGCGGTGCTTTCGTCAAGAATGCTGCCGAAGCTGGCAACAGTTGGTTCATTGTCGGCACCCAAGAATGGCAGGAACCTGGCTTTATTCAAACGTTGACAGCAGAGGCTGCGGCCAAACATGAAGAAGTCGTTCTGGCCGCATATTCCAATTCGGGCAGTCCAGCCTGGGATTTCTATGAACCTGCGGTGAATGCCTCGTCCTATGCCGGTAAGATCGGCGATGCAGGCAACTCCTATGCGATGCAGTACTATGACCTGCTTGTTTCCACGGCACTGGCCATCGAGAAGGCTGGAACAACTGAGTCCGAGGCGTGGACGACTGCGATGTATGAGGTGACCGGCGGCGACGGAAAGATCGTCTATACCTATGCTGATGGCATTGCTGCTATTCGGGCTGGTGAGGCGATCAACTATGACGGTGTGACCGGGTCGATGGAATACACCGATACCGGGGTGCCAGCTGGCATCTTTGGCATTTTCAAGTGGCAGGGCGAAGAGGCTCTTGATCAGGTGGCGCTGGTCGATGGCGATGAAGTGCTTAGTCTCGATCAGTAA
- a CDS encoding ABC transporter ATP-binding protein, whose product MFDVQNLSSGYGDVQVLSDLTFGIGNEVLAVLGANGAGKTTLLKTLAKVLPLRAGALEWDGQQVTHTPAHELSNRGIAYVPQEGNVFPNLSVAENLSLGALVGTRPKDERLDEVYTLFPRLAERKDQRAGSLSGGEGQMLAVGRALMQDPKLLLLDEPSAGLSPLYVDTLFQTIAEAREKRGLAIILAEQNAKKTMEIADRVLVLSLGRMHLLEEAKSLSMKRLMQAYHI is encoded by the coding sequence ATGTTTGACGTCCAAAATCTCAGCAGCGGTTACGGTGATGTGCAGGTTTTGTCTGATCTGACATTTGGCATCGGCAACGAAGTTCTTGCAGTTCTGGGGGCCAATGGCGCGGGTAAGACCACGCTTCTCAAGACGCTTGCAAAGGTTCTGCCTTTGCGGGCGGGCGCGCTGGAATGGGATGGTCAACAGGTGACACACACACCTGCGCATGAGTTGTCCAACCGCGGCATCGCCTACGTGCCACAGGAAGGCAACGTGTTTCCAAACCTGTCAGTCGCCGAAAACCTGTCATTGGGTGCACTGGTAGGCACCCGCCCCAAAGACGAAAGGTTGGATGAGGTTTACACCCTGTTCCCGCGCCTTGCTGAGCGTAAAGATCAGCGTGCCGGAAGTCTTTCGGGGGGCGAAGGTCAGATGCTGGCCGTCGGGCGGGCGCTAATGCAGGATCCCAAACTGCTGCTGCTAGACGAGCCCTCGGCCGGGCTGTCGCCGCTCTATGTCGACACACTGTTTCAGACAATCGCCGAGGCCCGCGAAAAGCGCGGTCTGGCCATTATTCTGGCCGAACAGAATGCCAAGAAAACAATGGAAATTGCCGACCGGGTTCTCGTTTTGAGCCTTGGACGGATGCACCTGCTGGAGGAGGCAAAATCCCTCAGCATGAAACGGCTGATGCAGGCCTATCATATCTGA
- a CDS encoding ABC transporter substrate-binding protein yields the protein MNRSLKLDVSALAISVVAGSALADGHTGPLKVGVLATLEGTYTALGEDGVRGVRTALAQADGMAAGREIELIIQSTDTSPDSAVRGARKLVEQDGVEIVLGPLSGSEGIAIRDYSKTQPDVTFINGISGAMETTYVTPSENFFRFNTDGAQWSAGLGDYIYNEKGYETIATVGEDYSFVYTQVFGLVTEFCAAGGEVTERLWVPLGTKDFGSIIAALPDDVDAIYLGLGGGDAVNFLNQYQQAGGDANLIGGSIMVDGTVLNSRGDAKNALVGTPSAGPQADTWDNPAWQDYVKAYQDTFPPDQRFPSPSLLATGYYNATSAMLQCVDEVGGNLGEGQSDLRSCLSNLTLEAPNGTITLDENRQAIGTNFVSEVVEDADGNLVTQLVALKENVNQTLGLDAGTFAAIGLPSRETPACQSSY from the coding sequence ATGAACAGATCATTGAAATTGGACGTATCAGCCTTGGCGATTAGTGTTGTCGCTGGATCGGCGCTGGCCGATGGGCACACTGGCCCGTTGAAAGTAGGTGTACTGGCCACGCTTGAAGGCACCTATACCGCTTTGGGCGAGGACGGTGTCCGCGGTGTGCGTACCGCCTTGGCGCAGGCCGACGGTATGGCCGCAGGTCGCGAGATTGAGTTGATAATCCAGTCCACTGACACCAGCCCCGATAGTGCCGTTCGTGGTGCCCGCAAGCTGGTCGAACAGGATGGTGTGGAAATCGTTCTGGGGCCGCTTTCGGGGTCTGAGGGCATCGCCATTCGCGATTATTCCAAAACCCAGCCTGACGTCACTTTCATCAACGGTATCTCTGGCGCGATGGAAACCACGTATGTCACACCGTCCGAGAATTTTTTTCGATTCAACACTGACGGCGCCCAGTGGTCTGCCGGCCTGGGTGACTACATCTACAACGAAAAAGGCTACGAGACGATTGCCACAGTGGGCGAGGACTACTCTTTCGTATACACGCAGGTCTTTGGTCTGGTAACTGAGTTTTGCGCGGCCGGCGGTGAGGTAACCGAGCGGCTGTGGGTGCCTCTGGGCACAAAGGACTTTGGTTCGATCATCGCAGCCTTGCCTGATGATGTGGACGCAATCTATCTTGGACTTGGCGGCGGTGATGCAGTCAACTTTCTCAACCAGTACCAGCAGGCCGGGGGTGACGCCAATCTGATCGGCGGGTCCATCATGGTCGATGGCACGGTTTTGAATTCCAGAGGGGACGCCAAGAACGCGCTAGTCGGTACACCTTCGGCAGGGCCACAGGCCGACACTTGGGATAACCCGGCTTGGCAGGACTATGTCAAAGCCTATCAGGACACGTTCCCACCTGATCAGCGGTTCCCCAGTCCGTCACTGCTTGCCACCGGTTACTACAACGCGACCTCTGCAATGCTGCAATGCGTGGATGAAGTCGGCGGCAATCTGGGTGAAGGTCAGTCGGATTTACGCAGCTGCCTGAGCAATCTGACGCTAGAGGCCCCGAACGGAACCATTACGTTGGACGAAAACCGGCAGGCCATTGGCACAAACTTTGTGTCTGAGGTGGTTGAAGACGCCGATGGCAATCTGGTGACCCAGCTTGTGGCGCTGAAAGAGAACGTCAACCAGACCCTGGGTCTGGATGCGGGTACCTTTGCCGCCATCGGTCTGCCGTCGCGCGAAACACCGGCCTGCCAGAGTTCTTATTGA
- a CDS encoding aldehyde dehydrogenase family protein translates to MKLLLINGAWTETSHALANINPSDTDDVIDTYAQAGTSETEAAIAAAADAFADWSHSPVQQRHDVLKFIGDELMQRKDEIGHLLAREEGKILPEAIAEAERAARIFDFFAGEALRLGGETLPSSRPGVGVELMREPVGPVGIITPWNFPIAIPAWKVAPALCYGNSVILKPAELVPASAWAMAEIISRSGLPDGVFNLVMGPGRVVGAAMLEAPAIRALTFTGSVGTGQIVAEACLRHRRKMQLEMGGKNPLVVLNDADLDIATDAALNGAFFSTGQRCTASSRLIIEEGVHNRFVEMLTEKTRALRVGPALDAASQMGPVVDQTQLDQDVGFIDSARKDGANLRAGGALVKCATPGFYLEPTLFTDTSPAMRINRDEVFGPVATTIRARDYDHALDLANDTEFGLTAGICTTSLKHATHFKRHAQAGMVMVNLPTAGVDYHVPFGGTKGSSFGPREQGSYAAEFFTTVKTAYTAA, encoded by the coding sequence ATGAAACTGCTTTTGATCAATGGGGCATGGACAGAAACAAGCCACGCCCTTGCCAACATCAACCCGTCAGACACCGACGATGTGATCGACACCTACGCTCAAGCCGGGACATCGGAAACAGAGGCCGCGATTGCCGCCGCAGCTGATGCATTTGCTGACTGGTCGCACTCGCCCGTCCAACAGCGCCATGATGTGCTGAAGTTCATTGGAGATGAACTGATGCAGCGCAAGGATGAGATTGGGCACCTTTTGGCCCGCGAGGAGGGGAAAATACTGCCCGAAGCCATCGCAGAGGCAGAACGCGCGGCCCGGATTTTTGATTTCTTTGCGGGCGAGGCGCTGCGCCTGGGTGGCGAAACCCTGCCTTCATCGCGCCCCGGTGTCGGTGTGGAGCTGATGCGCGAACCTGTCGGCCCCGTTGGCATTATCACGCCATGGAATTTCCCAATCGCAATCCCGGCGTGGAAGGTCGCGCCAGCGCTATGTTATGGCAATAGCGTGATCCTCAAACCAGCCGAACTGGTGCCCGCAAGCGCCTGGGCCATGGCCGAGATTATCAGCAGATCAGGCCTGCCTGATGGCGTGTTCAACCTTGTCATGGGGCCGGGGCGCGTTGTGGGTGCTGCAATGTTGGAAGCGCCGGCGATCCGCGCGCTTACTTTCACCGGTTCCGTCGGAACCGGTCAAATCGTGGCCGAGGCTTGCCTGCGCCACCGTCGCAAAATGCAGCTTGAAATGGGTGGGAAGAACCCGTTGGTTGTCTTGAACGATGCCGATCTCGATATCGCGACCGACGCGGCGCTGAATGGTGCATTCTTCTCGACCGGGCAGCGCTGTACAGCATCGTCGCGTTTGATCATCGAAGAAGGTGTTCACAACCGATTTGTTGAAATGTTGACAGAAAAGACGCGGGCGCTGCGGGTAGGGCCCGCGCTGGATGCTGCCAGTCAGATGGGCCCGGTGGTCGACCAAACGCAATTGGACCAAGACGTGGGCTTTATCGACAGCGCGCGCAAAGACGGTGCCAATCTGCGGGCGGGTGGCGCATTGGTGAAGTGTGCAACGCCGGGGTTTTACCTAGAGCCGACACTCTTTACCGACACCAGCCCGGCTATGCGGATCAACCGTGACGAGGTATTCGGCCCTGTCGCCACGACCATCCGCGCGCGCGATTATGATCATGCGTTGGATTTAGCCAATGACACTGAATTCGGTCTCACAGCCGGCATTTGTACCACCTCGCTGAAACACGCCACCCATTTCAAACGCCATGCGCAGGCTGGGATGGTCATGGTCAATTTGCCCACCGCTGGCGTTGACTATCATGTGCCGTTTGGCGGCACCAAGGGATCCAGTTTTGGGCCTAGAGAGCAGGGTAGCTATGCCGCTGAATTCTTCACGACGGTCAAAACGGCCTATACCGCAGCCTGA
- a CDS encoding branched-chain amino acid ABC transporter permease → MSMQDFANRIDASRASRAGRRPWIERIPVTYWVVGFVLLIIPAFSSDFVMFQIFGWTFILGMIATSLMFLAGYGGMVSLAQMTFAGVAGYMIAIFGDSAITNISQGWPWWIVIPLALIITVLFATAIGWLAVRTEGIYTIMITLAIAAAFFYFTRQNYEIFNGFQGFNSIIPPQLFGVNWRQPVPFYYMTLFWAVLTYFAVLYLSRAPFGLALQGVRDNPRRMAALGFSVTGHRVAAYAFSAIPAGMGGILLTWQSAQISPGTVSIQPAIDILIIAVVGGLSHPAGAFIGAFLYVLLKTFAVDVLIALGLSGDRFQLLIGLGFLVVVYVSNDGLLGIWRRLRESRNRDPLTGERRS, encoded by the coding sequence ATGAGCATGCAGGACTTCGCCAACAGGATCGATGCAAGCCGCGCCAGTCGCGCCGGGCGCAGGCCATGGATCGAGCGCATTCCCGTTACCTATTGGGTTGTTGGTTTTGTGCTGCTGATTATCCCCGCGTTTTCATCTGATTTTGTGATGTTCCAGATATTTGGCTGGACCTTCATCTTGGGGATGATCGCAACCTCGCTGATGTTTTTGGCAGGTTATGGCGGCATGGTCAGCCTTGCACAAATGACCTTTGCTGGTGTTGCCGGGTATATGATTGCCATCTTCGGTGACAGCGCAATTACCAATATCAGTCAGGGCTGGCCATGGTGGATTGTTATCCCGCTGGCACTGATCATCACGGTGCTATTTGCCACTGCGATAGGCTGGTTAGCTGTCCGTACCGAAGGCATCTACACGATCATGATCACGCTGGCGATCGCTGCGGCATTTTTCTATTTCACCCGACAGAACTACGAGATATTCAATGGGTTTCAGGGCTTTAACTCTATCATCCCACCGCAGCTATTTGGGGTCAACTGGCGGCAGCCCGTGCCCTTTTACTACATGACGCTGTTCTGGGCGGTGTTGACCTATTTTGCCGTGTTGTATCTGTCGCGCGCACCCTTTGGACTGGCCTTGCAAGGTGTGCGGGACAATCCGCGCCGGATGGCGGCACTAGGGTTCAGCGTGACTGGGCACCGGGTGGCGGCCTATGCATTCTCTGCCATCCCAGCGGGCATGGGTGGCATATTGCTGACCTGGCAATCGGCGCAAATTAGCCCCGGGACAGTCAGCATTCAGCCCGCCATTGATATCTTGATTATCGCCGTGGTTGGCGGACTCAGCCACCCTGCAGGAGCCTTTATTGGGGCATTCTTATACGTGCTGCTAAAGACCTTTGCGGTCGATGTGCTGATTGCGCTTGGTCTGAGTGGGGATCGCTTTCAACTATTGATTGGCCTTGGCTTTTTGGTTGTCGTTTATGTCTCAAACGACGGGCTGCTTGGGATTTGGAGACGTCTGCGCGAAAGCCGCAACCGTGATCCCCTAACAGGGGAGCGTCGGTCATGA
- a CDS encoding branched-chain amino acid ABC transporter permease produces the protein MRAFAGRHPVWAGLIALFVLILLYLVFAIWPEWLIDAIGRKKIFLNALFNGITLGGLYFLVASGFTLIFGLMRNVNLAHGSLYLLGGYIGFFVADWTGYWLLAFPVAFIIVGLLGVLMQIFVFRRMEGQDLRQTLVTIGISIVIADLMLWGFGGDFYNISPPAWLSGPVETNLVTSQRVRNSGEVVTSYLKYPAVRIVIFLASVAIGVAMWLVLNRTRIGMLVRAGVDDRDMLSATGARIQLVFVGVFFFGAGLAGLAGVVGATFQSAAPGEDVRFLLASLVVVIVGGMGSIPGAALGALLIGLAEQFGSVYFPTYAVVLTFLIMVVVLAFRPQGLLGT, from the coding sequence ATGAGGGCGTTCGCGGGTCGTCATCCGGTCTGGGCCGGGCTTATCGCGCTCTTTGTGCTGATATTGCTCTATTTGGTTTTTGCGATCTGGCCAGAGTGGTTGATCGACGCCATCGGTCGTAAGAAAATCTTCCTCAACGCGCTTTTTAACGGGATCACGCTGGGCGGGCTTTATTTTCTTGTTGCCTCTGGGTTCACCCTGATTTTTGGACTGATGCGCAATGTGAATCTGGCGCATGGATCGCTCTATCTGCTGGGCGGCTATATTGGTTTCTTTGTCGCGGACTGGACCGGGTATTGGCTGTTGGCCTTTCCCGTTGCCTTCATCATTGTGGGCCTTCTGGGTGTGTTGATGCAGATCTTCGTCTTCCGCCGCATGGAAGGGCAAGACCTGCGCCAAACCCTTGTGACCATCGGCATTTCAATCGTCATAGCCGACCTGATGCTTTGGGGCTTTGGCGGCGACTTTTACAACATTTCCCCGCCAGCGTGGTTGTCCGGCCCGGTTGAAACCAATCTGGTGACCAGTCAGCGGGTCCGCAACTCTGGTGAGGTTGTCACCAGCTACCTGAAATACCCGGCTGTCCGGATCGTGATATTTCTGGCCTCGGTCGCCATTGGGGTCGCGATGTGGCTGGTGCTTAACCGAACGCGTATCGGCATGTTGGTACGTGCAGGTGTCGACGACCGCGACATGTTGAGCGCCACCGGCGCCCGTATCCAGTTAGTCTTTGTCGGGGTTTTCTTCTTTGGTGCCGGTCTGGCGGGGTTGGCAGGTGTCGTCGGTGCAACGTTTCAGTCTGCAGCCCCGGGAGAGGATGTGCGGTTCCTTCTTGCCTCGCTCGTAGTTGTGATCGTGGGCGGCATGGGGTCCATTCCCGGTGCTGCATTGGGCGCACTTCTTATCGGTCTGGCAGAGCAGTTTGGCTCTGTTTACTTTCCGACTTATGCTGTGGTGCTGACCTTCCTGATTATGGTGGTTGTATTGGCTTTCCGCCCGCAGGGCTTGTTGGGGACATAG
- a CDS encoding ABC transporter ATP-binding protein, producing MNTSNDTAYALELRGMSKRFGALAALSDIELSVAPGERRAVLGSNGAGKTTLFNCITGDFPPSKGSIRFFGEDITGFPPHERIRRGLRRTYQISLLFMGLSVIDNVYLSCLGVSRGRFSFLRPRRDDALVSSAEELTQRVNLWDDRDTMVSDLSYGQQRQLEIAMALSGAPRFILFDEPAAGLSPTERRELIEILTNLPGHMGYIIIEHDMDVALRVSDYVTMMHNGKIFKEGKPSEIEEDPEVQALYLGGDAH from the coding sequence ATGAACACCTCCAACGATACCGCCTATGCGCTTGAACTGCGCGGCATGTCCAAAAGATTTGGTGCTCTGGCAGCCTTATCAGACATCGAGCTCTCAGTGGCGCCGGGCGAACGGCGCGCCGTTCTGGGTTCAAACGGTGCGGGCAAGACGACGCTGTTCAACTGCATCACGGGAGATTTTCCACCCAGCAAAGGGTCGATCCGTTTCTTCGGCGAAGACATTACCGGGTTTCCCCCCCATGAGAGGATCCGCAGGGGCCTGCGCCGCACCTACCAGATTTCGCTTTTGTTCATGGGCTTGAGTGTGATCGACAACGTCTATCTGTCGTGCCTTGGGGTCAGCCGCGGACGGTTTTCCTTTTTGCGGCCCCGCCGCGACGATGCACTCGTGTCGTCTGCCGAAGAGCTGACCCAACGGGTCAATCTGTGGGACGACCGCGACACGATGGTCAGTGATCTGTCCTACGGCCAACAACGCCAGCTAGAGATTGCTATGGCGCTGTCGGGCGCCCCGCGTTTCATCCTTTTTGATGAACCAGCTGCCGGACTATCACCCACCGAAAGGCGTGAGTTGATCGAGATCCTGACCAATCTGCCCGGCCATATGGGATACATCATCATCGAGCATGACATGGATGTCGCACTGCGCGTCTCGGATTACGTCACCATGATGCACAACGGCAAGATCTTCAAAGAGGGTAAGCCGTCCGAGATCGAAGAAGACCCCGAAGTTCAGGCCCTCTATCTTGGGGGGGACGCACATTGA